In Caretta caretta isolate rCarCar2 chromosome 4, rCarCar1.hap1, whole genome shotgun sequence, one genomic interval encodes:
- the LOC125635992 gene encoding uncharacterized protein LOC125635992, with product MVLASGSYPRVLHSDRSGQHSQLRCTGQVDRKRTANFLSHFLFGQRGKLQVTMQSSSAQVTMMESQNRKRAPAWTEREVRDLIAVWGEESVLSELRSSFRNAKTFLKISQGMKDRGHNRDPKQCRVKLKELRQAYQKTREANSRSGSEPQTCRFYDELHAILGGSATTTPAVLFDSFNGDGGNTEAGFGDEEDDDEEEVVDSSQQASGETGFPDSQELFLTLDLEPVPPNPPKAASWTQQAEKGPLLHVFQ from the exons atggtattggcctccgggagctatcccagagtgctccattctgaccgctctggacagcactctcaactcagatgcactggccaggtagacaggaaaagaaccgcgaactttttatctcatttcctgtttggccagcgtggcaagctgcaggtgaccatgcagagctcatcagcacaggtgaccatgatggagtcccagaatcgcaaaagagctccagcatggaccgaacgggaggtacgggatctgatcgctgtttggggagaggaatccgtgctatcagaactccgttccagttttcgaaatgccaaaacctttctgaaaatctcccagggcatgaaggacagaggccataacagggacccgaagcagtgccgcgtgaaactgaaggagctgaggcaagcctaccagaaaaccagagaggcgaacagccgctctgggtcagagccccaaacatgccgcttctatgatgagctgcatgccattttagggggttcagccaccactaccccagctgtgttgtttgactccttcaatggagatggaggcaatacggaagcaggttttggggacgaagaagatgatgatgaggaggaggttgtagatagctcacagcaagcaagcggagaaaccggttttcccgacagccaggaactgtttctcaccctagacctggagccagtacccccgaacccacccaaggctgcctcctggacccagcaggcggagaagggacctctg ctgcatgtgtttcaatga